Proteins encoded in a region of the Perca fluviatilis chromosome 6, GENO_Pfluv_1.0, whole genome shotgun sequence genome:
- the lzts3b gene encoding leucine zipper putative tumor suppressor 3 has translation MGSVGSGVAGEQEFAMKSVGTRTTLPRAPPLSRRCPADRSCSAERLPRAPATISDGTASSDERGSVSIATGTCTGTDRPTETASSTNTECTMTAPSNNNQLECGNGAGRREREWERERERQRERGRDRDRDRDWDRERLERERERERNRERERERVERERLERERERERERHREMAATRADSENNPGSHNPPNHNPPKILPVSGKLEQARNPPPPHQDSPVRVSRTEGGGNGNEVVQGGMSDSGRNSLTSLPTYTGSGSGCGPPAVLGPLSASTSHINRLGMVGAAAGLEKLEKPGYQNGLSASDSGRSSSGKSSSSYQRLSHLSDAPAPLRPSPSSDDIIQDLEDRLWEKEQEVQHMRRNLDQSEAAIIQVFEEKQRVWERQMDELRQNYASRLQQVTRRAQRSQTALQAQISRLSQDKRRLQEEMAALLAQREELERKCLDYRKEQADILPRLEETKWEVCQKAGEISLLKQQLRESQAEVTQRAGEMVALRGQLKELNAQLREREETMLGLKDSYSSKSLELEKCEGELRRTLSEVSILREKLGVFEAEVLSLKRALSEVSRGAEVVVSPNLAAAGLLPPWGIVHCPRNPTESSTNSLTPTSDTLLSLQSDEAKAQRQEAQRQERQQREEAQWRDVQQRQDAHMQQDIRMRQDAQIRPEAQLRQEAQLRQEAHFRHEAQLRQEAQLRQEVQLRQEAQLCHEAQMRQEAQLRHEAQLCQEVQLRQDGHQPQRGQEGHWDEAGELRRQLEQLQATLRLERQQRERQALNFDQERHTWQDEKERVLKYQAQLQLSYVETLQKNQALEKRMSQLGAKPNTTSTTTTTITTTTTTSPTSSNSPPPPPALSPLSPQPPPSLSGPIALTISPPCEDQKGPPSLHQLANPWAGPSRLERIESTEI, from the exons ATGGGCAGTGTTGGCAGTGGGGTGGCAGGAGAGCAGGAGTTTGCCATGAAGTCTGTGGGTACGAGGACCACCCTGCCCAGagcccctcctctctctcgcCGTTGCCCTGCCGACCGCAGCTGCAGCGCAGAGCGATTGCCCCGCGCTCCGGCGACTATATCTGACGGGACGGCTTCTAGTGATGAACGAGGGAGTGTTAGCATTGCGACTGGGACCTGTACCGGGACTGACCGGCCCACCGAAACAGCCTCCTCCACCAACACTGAATGTACCATGACAGCCCCATCCAACAACAACCAGTTGGAGTGTGGCAACGGAGCAGGCAGGCGGGAGAGGGAGTGGGAGcgggagagggagaggcagcgtgaaagggggagagacagGGACCGGGACCGAGACTGGGACAGAGAAAGGTtagagagggagcgagagagggagaggaaccGGGAAAGGGAGCGAGAACGAGTGGAGAGGGAGAGGCTGGAGCGAGAGAGGGAgcgggagagggagaga CACAGAGAGATGGCAGCCACCAGAGCCGACAGTGAGAACAATCCAGGCAGTCATAACCCTCCAAACCACAACCCGCCCAAGATCCTGCCAGTGTCGGGGAAACTGGAGCAG gcccgaAACCCCCCGCCCCCGCACCAGGACAGCCCAGTGAGGGTCAGCAGAACTGAGGGCGGGGGAAATGGTAATGAAGTGGTTCAGGGAGGGATGTCTGACTCAGGGAGGAACTCCCTGACCAGCCTGCCCACTTACACAGGCTCAGGGTCCGGTTGTGGGCCTCCAGCAGTCCTGGGGCCTCTCAGTGCTTCCACCAGCCACATCAACAGGTTGGGCATGGTTGGGGCAGCTGCAGGCCTCGAAAAACTGGAAAAGCCTGGCTACCAG AACGGGCTCAGCGCCTCAGACAGCGGCCGGTCCTCCTCAGGAAAGAGCTCCTCGTCCTATCAGAGGCTGAGCCACCTGAGTGATGCCCCAGCACCTCTAcgcccctccccctcctctgaTGACATCATCCAGGACCTTGAGGACCGCTTGTGGGAGAAAGAGCAAGAG GTGCAGCATATGCGCAGAAACCTGGACCAAAGCGAGGCAGCAATCATTCAGGTGTTTGAGGAGAAGCAACGTGTCTGGGAGCGGCAGATGGATGAGCTGAGACAGAACTACGCCTCGCGCCTGCAGCAG GTTACCCGTCGTGCTCAGCGCTCCCAGACTGCCCTGCAGGCCCAGATAAGCCGTCTGTCCCAGGACAAGAGGAGACTCCAGGAGGAGATGGCGGCTCTGTTGGCCCAGAGAGAGGAGCTGGAGAGAAAGTGTCTGGATTACAGGAAGGAGCAGGCTGACATCTTGCCTCGTCTGGAGGAGACCAAGTGGGAG GTGTGTCAGAAGGCAGGAGAGATCTCCCTGCTGAAGCAGCAGCTGAGGGAGAGTCAGGCTGAAGTGACCCAGCGAGCTGGAGAGatggtggccctgagaggccagcTGAAGGAGCTCAATGCCCAGCTGAGGGAGCGGGAAGAGACCATGCTGGGCCTAAAGGACTCCTATAGCTCCAAGAGTCTGGAGCTGGAGAAGTGTGAGGGAGAGCTGAGGAGGACTCTGTCAGAG GTGTCCATCCTTAGAGAGAAGCTGGGTGTATTTGAGGCAGAGGTGCTTAGTTTAAAGCGGGCTCTGAGTGAAGtgagcagaggagcagaagtTGTTGTGAGCCCTAACTTAGCTGCTGCAGGATTGTTGCCACCCTGGGGAATTGTCCACTGCCCACGTAACCCCACTGAGTCCTCAACCAACTCTCTCACCCCCACATCTGACACCCTGTTGAGTCTTCAGAGTGATGAAGCCAAAGCCCAAAGGCAAGAAGCTCAGAGACAGGAGAGGCAGCAACGCGAAGAAGCTCAATGGCGTGACGTGCAGCAGCGACAAGATGCCCACATGCAGCAGGACATCCGAATGCGCCAGGATGCCCAAATCCGACCAGAGGCCCAACTCCGCCAGGAGGCCCAGCTTCGGCAGGAGGCTCATTTCCGCCATGAAGCCCAACTACGCCAAGAAGCACAGCTGCGCCAAGAGGTGCAGCTCCGTCAGGAGGCACAGCTCTGCCATGAGGCTCAAATGCGTCAAGAGGCCCAGCTACGTCACGAGGCCCAACTCTGCCAGGAGGTGCAACTGCGTCAGGATGGCCACCAACCACAGCGTGGCCAGGAGGGCCACTGGGACGAGGCAGGGGAGCTGCGCAGGCAACTAGAGCAGCTGCAGGCCACGTTGCGCCTGGAGCGGCAGCAACGGGAACGTCAGGCCCTCAACTTCGACCAAGAGCGACACACCTGGCAGGATGAGAAGGAGCGGGTTTTGAAATACCAGGCACAGCTGCAGCTCAGCTATGTGGAAACGCTGCAGAAGAACCAAGCTTTGGAAAAACGTATGAGCCAGTTGGGAGCCAAACCAAACACAAcgtccaccaccaccaccaccattacCACTACTACAACCACCTCGCCCACCTCTTCCAattctccacctccaccaccaGCCCTCTCACCTCTGTCTCCTCAgcccccaccctctctctctggcCCCATCGCCCTCACCATCTCCCCACCTTGTGAAGACCAGAAGGGCCCTCCTTCTCTCCACCAGCTTGCCAATCCCTGGGCAGGACCCTCACGCCTGGAGAGGATAGAGTCCACTGAGATATAG
- the smyd1b gene encoding histone-lysine N-methyltransferase SMYD1b isoform X2, translating to MENVAIFDSPGKGRGLKATKEFWAGDVIFSEPSISAVVFDSLSERICHSCFRRQDKLQRCGQCKFGHYCDRTCQRAGWAEHKQECGAIKAYGKVPNENIRLVARILWRLDKEGSVMSDTQLITLEELEDHIDDMQEDELKELKVDIHNFLDFWPRTSKQHTIDNISHIFGVINCNGFTVSDQRGLQAVGVGLFANLCLVNHDCWPNCTVILNHGKIELRSLGKIEEGEELTVSYVDFLNLSEERRRLLKTQYFFDCTCEHCKNNIKDDLKLGGLEVDGVKPTEEQVKEATDYCFQMLEKMDNARLNGNYHEVVKICKDCIEKTEPVLADTHIYQLRMWSTLSEVQAYLQFFNEAAEYARKMVQGYMKLYHPNNAALGMAAMRAGVTHWQAGEIEIGHGMICKAYAILMVTHGPTHPITKDLEAMRMQTEMELRMFKQNEYVYHSMREAALKNKPMAMMHEPNSMEEGIKNLFHRKK from the exons ATGGAGAATGTGGCAATATTTGACTCACCTGGAAAGGGGAGAGGTCTGAAGGCTACCAAGGAGTTTTGGGCTGGAGACGTCATTTTTTCTGAGCCCAgtatttcagctgttgtgtttGACAG TCTATCAGAGCGTATTTGCCACAGCTGTTTCCGCAGACAAGACAAGCTACAGAGGTGTGGACAGTGCAAATTTGGTCATTATTGTGACCGAACTTGCCAGCGCGCCGGCTGGGCAGAACACAAGCAAGAGTGTGGGGCCATCAAAGCTTACGGCAAAGTACCGAACGAGAACATCCG CTTGGTGGCCCGCATCTTATGGCGCCTTGACAAAGAGGGGAGTGTGATGTCTGACACGCAGCTGATCACCCTGGAGGAGCTGGAAGACCACATTGATGACATGCAAGAGGATGAGTTGAAGGAATTAAAAGTGGACATCCACAACTTCCTGGACTTCTGGCCCCGTACCAGCAAGCAGCACACGATTGATAACATCTCACATATTTTTGGAGTG ATTAACTGTAACGGTTTCACTGTGAGTGACCAGAGAGGCCTTCAGGCGGTGGGAGTTGGTCTTTTCGCTAATTTGTGTCTCGTGAATCATGACTGCTGGCCAAACTGCACCGTGATCCTCAACCACggcaa gaTTGAGCTGCGTTCTTTAGGTAAGAttgaagagggagaggagctgACGGTGTCATACGTGGACTTCCTGAATTTGTCAGAGGAGAGACGAAGGCTCCTGAAAACACAATACTTCTTTGACTGCACATGTGAGCACTGCAAGAACAACATCAAAGATGACTTGAAGTTGGGGGGATTGGAAGTGGATGGTGTCAAG cCTACAGAGGAACAAGTGAAAGAGGCAACAGATTATTGCTTTCAAATGCTGGAGAAGATGGACAATGCTCGACTAAATGGCAACTACCATGAG gTGGTGAAAATCTGCAAGGATTGCATAGAGAAGACAGAGCCGGTTTTGGCTGACACTCACATCTACCAGCTGAGGATGTGGAGCACATTAAGTGAGGTGCAAGCTTACCTGCAGTTCTTTAATGAGGCTGCAGAATACGCCCGCAAAATGGTGCAGGGATACAT GAAACTGTACCACCCAAACAATGCTGCTCTCGGTATGGCTGCCATGCGAGCAGGAGTGACTCACTGGCAAGCTGGGGAGATCGAGATTGGCCACGGGATGATCTGCAAGGCCTACGCCATTCTCATGGTCACCCACGGCCCAACACATCCCATCACCAAGGACCTGGAG GCGATGCGTATGCAAACAGAGATGGAACTGAGGATGTTCAAGCAGAACGAGTATGTTTACCACAGTATGAGAGAGGCAGCTCTGAAGAACAAACCAATGGCCATGATGCATGAGCCCAATTCTATGGAGGAGGGAATCAAGAATCTCTTCCACCGAAAGAAGTAA
- the smyd1b gene encoding histone-lysine N-methyltransferase SMYD1b isoform X1 produces the protein MENVAIFDSPGKGRGLKATKEFWAGDVIFSEPSISAVVFDSLSERICHSCFRRQDKLQRCGQCKFGHYCDRTCQRAGWAEHKQECGAIKAYGKVPNENIRLVARILWRLDKEGSVMSDTQLITLEELEDHIDDMQEDELKELKVDIHNFLDFWPRTSKQHTIDNISHIFGVINCNGFTVSDQRGLQAVGVGLFANLCLVNHDCWPNCTVILNHGNQSAVNTMFHSQRRIELRSLGKIEEGEELTVSYVDFLNLSEERRRLLKTQYFFDCTCEHCKNNIKDDLKLGGLEVDGVKPTEEQVKEATDYCFQMLEKMDNARLNGNYHEVVKICKDCIEKTEPVLADTHIYQLRMWSTLSEVQAYLQFFNEAAEYARKMVQGYMKLYHPNNAALGMAAMRAGVTHWQAGEIEIGHGMICKAYAILMVTHGPTHPITKDLEAMRMQTEMELRMFKQNEYVYHSMREAALKNKPMAMMHEPNSMEEGIKNLFHRKK, from the exons ATGGAGAATGTGGCAATATTTGACTCACCTGGAAAGGGGAGAGGTCTGAAGGCTACCAAGGAGTTTTGGGCTGGAGACGTCATTTTTTCTGAGCCCAgtatttcagctgttgtgtttGACAG TCTATCAGAGCGTATTTGCCACAGCTGTTTCCGCAGACAAGACAAGCTACAGAGGTGTGGACAGTGCAAATTTGGTCATTATTGTGACCGAACTTGCCAGCGCGCCGGCTGGGCAGAACACAAGCAAGAGTGTGGGGCCATCAAAGCTTACGGCAAAGTACCGAACGAGAACATCCG CTTGGTGGCCCGCATCTTATGGCGCCTTGACAAAGAGGGGAGTGTGATGTCTGACACGCAGCTGATCACCCTGGAGGAGCTGGAAGACCACATTGATGACATGCAAGAGGATGAGTTGAAGGAATTAAAAGTGGACATCCACAACTTCCTGGACTTCTGGCCCCGTACCAGCAAGCAGCACACGATTGATAACATCTCACATATTTTTGGAGTG ATTAACTGTAACGGTTTCACTGTGAGTGACCAGAGAGGCCTTCAGGCGGTGGGAGTTGGTCTTTTCGCTAATTTGTGTCTCGTGAATCATGACTGCTGGCCAAACTGCACCGTGATCCTCAACCACggcaa TCAATCGGCTGTGAATACTATGTTTCATTCTCAACGGAG gaTTGAGCTGCGTTCTTTAGGTAAGAttgaagagggagaggagctgACGGTGTCATACGTGGACTTCCTGAATTTGTCAGAGGAGAGACGAAGGCTCCTGAAAACACAATACTTCTTTGACTGCACATGTGAGCACTGCAAGAACAACATCAAAGATGACTTGAAGTTGGGGGGATTGGAAGTGGATGGTGTCAAG cCTACAGAGGAACAAGTGAAAGAGGCAACAGATTATTGCTTTCAAATGCTGGAGAAGATGGACAATGCTCGACTAAATGGCAACTACCATGAG gTGGTGAAAATCTGCAAGGATTGCATAGAGAAGACAGAGCCGGTTTTGGCTGACACTCACATCTACCAGCTGAGGATGTGGAGCACATTAAGTGAGGTGCAAGCTTACCTGCAGTTCTTTAATGAGGCTGCAGAATACGCCCGCAAAATGGTGCAGGGATACAT GAAACTGTACCACCCAAACAATGCTGCTCTCGGTATGGCTGCCATGCGAGCAGGAGTGACTCACTGGCAAGCTGGGGAGATCGAGATTGGCCACGGGATGATCTGCAAGGCCTACGCCATTCTCATGGTCACCCACGGCCCAACACATCCCATCACCAAGGACCTGGAG GCGATGCGTATGCAAACAGAGATGGAACTGAGGATGTTCAAGCAGAACGAGTATGTTTACCACAGTATGAGAGAGGCAGCTCTGAAGAACAAACCAATGGCCATGATGCATGAGCCCAATTCTATGGAGGAGGGAATCAAGAATCTCTTCCACCGAAAGAAGTAA